Below is a genomic region from Microbacterium sp. LWO12-1.2.
CGCCGACCTGCTGCGTATGTACATCCAGTACGCCGCGTCGAAGGGCTGGAAGACCGAGCTGCTCGAGCGCAACGAGTCCGACCTCGGTGGCTACAAGGACGTGCAGGTCGCGATCAAGGGGTCCTCATCGGATCCGGCGCAGGGCGTCTGGGCGCATCTGAAGTACGAAGGCGGCGTGCATCGCGTGCAGCGCGTGCCGGCGACCGAGTCTCAGGGGCGCATCCACACGTCGACCACCGGTGTGCTGGTGTTCCCCGAGGTCGACGAGCCCGACGAGATCGCGATCAACCAGAACGACCTCAAGATCGACGTGTTCCGCTCGTCCGGTCCTGGGGGACAGTCGGTCAACACGACGGACTCCGCCGTGCGCATCACCCACCTGCCCAGCGGGATCGTGGTGTCGATGCAGAACGAGAAGTCGCAGCTGCAGAACCGTGATGCCGCGATGCGAGTGCTGCGTGCGCGTCTGCTCGCCAAGCAGCAGGAGGAACTCGACGCCGCGGCATCCGATGCTCGCAAGTCGCAGATCCGCGGCATGGACCGTTCTGAGCGGATCCGCACGTACAACTTCCCGGAGAACCGCATCGCGGATCACCGCACGGGGTTCAAGGCGTACAACCTCGACCAGGTGATGGACGGCGCATTGGAGCCGCTCATCAGCTCGGCGATCTCCGCAGACGAGGAAGCGCGTCTGGCCGCCGTCGGCTCCGAATCCTGAGCTTCGATCCCGCGGGGCGATAGGCTCAGCGCGTGATCACACTCCTCTTCCGCGCAGGCATCTACCTCCTGTCAGCCGCCATCGGGCTCATCGTCGCGGACCTCGTCCTCGACGGGTTCCAGATCGAATGGTCGAAGTGGTGGGGCTTCGTGCTCTGCATCCTGATCTTCGCGGTGCTGCAGAGCATCCTCTCGCCCTGGATCAGCAAGCTCGCCGATCGCTATGCACCGGTACTGCTCGGCGGGATCGGGATCTTCTCGACGCTCATCGCGCTGGTGATCGTGGTGCTGCTGCCCGTGGGGGGCCTGCGCATCACCGACGCGGCCGGCTGGATCCTCGGCTCCGTGATCGTCTGGCTCGTGACGGCGCTGGGCAGCGTGCTGATCCCCATGATCTTCGTCAAGCGCAAGGTGAAGGAAGTGCGCGGCCGTCGCTGAGACGACGCCGCGGAGTCAGATCGAGTAGTCGGGTGCGGTGAGCAGCGCGCGCGTGTCCTCGCCGACGAGGCGGTGACGGGGTTTCGCAGGGATCCCGATCAGGATGCTGTCGTCCGGAGCGTCTCGCGTGACCACCGCATTCGCACCGACGACGGAACCGGCGCCAATCGTGATCGGGCCGAGGATCTTCGCACCAGCGCCGACCGCGACTCCGTCGCCCAACGTCGGGTGCCGCTTACCCGATTCGCGAGTGCGGCCGCCGAGCGTCACGCCGTGGTACAGCATCACGTCGTCACCGATCTCCGCGGTCTCACCGATCACGACTCCCATGCCGTGATCGATGAAGAACCGCCGCCCGATCTGCGCTCCCGGGTGGATCTCGACGCCGGTGAGCCACCGCGCGATCTGCGATCCTGCTCTGGCGGGCAGACGGAATCCCCGCCGCCACAGCGCGTGCGACACCCGGTGCGCCCAGATCGCGTGCAGCCCAGGGTAGAGCAGTGCGACCTCGACGCCGCTGCGCGCCGCCGGGTCGCGGAGCCGCGCAGCCGCGATGTCCTCGCGCATTCGACCGATCATGCTGGTGCGTCCCCGTCAGTCTTCGCGAAGGTCCTCGAAGAGCGCGGTCGAGAGATAGCGTTCGCCGGTGTCGGGCAGGATGACGACGATCGTCTTGCCGGCATTCTCGGGCCGCGCTGCGACCTTGAGAGCCGCGGATACTGCGGCGCCGCAGGACATCCCGACGAGCAGACCCTCCTCGGCCATCAGCCGGCGTGCCACCTGGATCGACTCCTCGAACTCGGCGGTGATGACCTCGTCGATCACGTCGCGGTCGAGGATCGCCGGTACGAAGTTCGGGCCGATGCCCTGGATCTTGTGAGGGCCGGGGTGGCCCTCGCTGAGAACGGGGGAGTCCTTGGGCTCCACGGCGATGACCTGCACGTCGGGCTTCGCCGCCTTCAGCGCCTGGCCGGTGCCGGTCACGGTGCCACCGGTGCCGACGCCGGCGATGAAGATGTCGACGTTGCCGTCGGTGTCCCTCAGGATCTCCGGTGCGGTGGTCTCGCGGTGGATCTGCGGGTTCGCGGCGTTCTCGAACTGCCGGATCCAGATGGCACCGGGGGTGTCGGCCACGATCTGCTTCGTGACCTCGATCGCACCGCTCATGCCCTTGGTGGGGTCGGTCAGGACGATCTCGGCGCCGAATGCCTTCAACAGCACCCGCCGCTCCTTCGACATGGACGCCGGCATCGTCAGGATGACCTTGTAGCCGCGCGCCGCTCCCACCATGGCCAGAGCGATGCCGGTGTTGCCGCTGGTGGACTCCACGATCGTGCCGCCGGGCTTGAGCTCTCCGGAGGCCTCAGCCGCGTTGATCATCGCGATGCCGATGCGGTCCTTCACGCTCGAGGCGGGGTTGTAGTACTCCAGCTTGGCGAGCACAGTCGCCCCCAGGCCTTCCGTGACGCTGTTCAGCCGGACGAGCGGGGTGTTGCCGAATGCGGTCGTGATGTCGGAATGGATGCCGGGCATGGGAGAGCCTTCCTGATGCGGGTCAGTGCGGCACCAGCCTATGCGAGGTCGACTCAGTGGTCGGCATTGTGACACCCTCCGGCGCTCTACGCTGGAAGCCATGTCCGTGAACACTCTCGCCGCCCTCGTGCGCGGCGCGGCGCAGCGTCTCGCCGACGCCGGCGTCCCCGATCCGCTGGTCGACGCCGAACTCCTCGCCGGTCATGTGCTCGGTCTGCGTCGTGGAGAGGTGCAGGCCGCCCTGATCCGCGGTGACGCGGTGGACGTGTCGGACGTGGAGCGCATCGATGCCCTCGTCGTGCGTCGCGCCGGCCGTGAGCCGCTGCAGCACATCACCGGCACCGCGCCGTTCCGCCATCTCGAACTGCAGGTCGGCCCTGGGGTCTTCGTCCCGCGCCCTGAGACCGAGACAGTCGTGCAGTTCGCAATCGATGCGCTGCTGAACGCGCCGGAGGCTGCTCCCATCGGTATCGACCTCGGAACCGGGAGCGGTGCGATCGCGCTGGCGATGGCGACCGAGGTGCGCCACGCGCGGATCTTCGCCGCCGAGCTCTCTCCCGAGGCACACGCCTGGGCGAGCCGCAACACGAGTGGGGTCGAGAACCTCACTTTGGTCCTCGCGGATCTGGCGGACGCATTCCGCGAGCTCGACGGCACCGCGTCCGTGGTGATCTCCAACCCTCCATATGTTCCCGATGACGCCATCCCGCGTGACCCCGAGGTCCGTCTGTTCGATCCGGCGATGGCGCTGTACGGGGGAGCCGACGGGCTCGACCTGGTGCGGGTGCTGAGCACAAGGGCGGCGGAACTGCTCCGACCTGGTGGCCTGCTCGTGATCGAGCATGGGGAACTGCAGGGCCAATCGATCCGAGAGATCCTCAGCGCCGACGGGTGGCGTGCCGCAGCGACCCATCGTGATCTGACCCTCCGTGATCGTGCCACCACGGCAGTGCGCCCCTGATCAGGCGCCTCCGAG
It encodes:
- the cysK gene encoding cysteine synthase A, encoding MPGIHSDITTAFGNTPLVRLNSVTEGLGATVLAKLEYYNPASSVKDRIGIAMINAAEASGELKPGGTIVESTSGNTGIALAMVGAARGYKVILTMPASMSKERRVLLKAFGAEIVLTDPTKGMSGAIEVTKQIVADTPGAIWIRQFENAANPQIHRETTAPEILRDTDGNVDIFIAGVGTGGTVTGTGQALKAAKPDVQVIAVEPKDSPVLSEGHPGPHKIQGIGPNFVPAILDRDVIDEVITAEFEESIQVARRLMAEEGLLVGMSCGAAVSAALKVAARPENAGKTIVVILPDTGERYLSTALFEDLRED
- the prfA gene encoding peptide chain release factor 1, which codes for MFESVQALIDEHRRVQEELSDPAVHADAARAKRVNRRYAELSRIVAAYEAWVAATDDLDAAREFAREDETFAAEVPVLEEGLQQAQEKLRRLLIPRDPDDARDVIMEIKAGEGGAESALFAADLLRMYIQYAASKGWKTELLERNESDLGGYKDVQVAIKGSSSDPAQGVWAHLKYEGGVHRVQRVPATESQGRIHTSTTGVLVFPEVDEPDEIAINQNDLKIDVFRSSGPGGQSVNTTDSAVRITHLPSGIVVSMQNEKSQLQNRDAAMRVLRARLLAKQQEELDAAASDARKSQIRGMDRSERIRTYNFPENRIADHRTGFKAYNLDQVMDGALEPLISSAISADEEARLAAVGSES
- the epsC gene encoding serine O-acetyltransferase EpsC, translated to MIGRMREDIAAARLRDPAARSGVEVALLYPGLHAIWAHRVSHALWRRGFRLPARAGSQIARWLTGVEIHPGAQIGRRFFIDHGMGVVIGETAEIGDDVMLYHGVTLGGRTRESGKRHPTLGDGVAVGAGAKILGPITIGAGSVVGANAVVTRDAPDDSILIGIPAKPRHRLVGEDTRALLTAPDYSI
- the prmC gene encoding peptide chain release factor N(5)-glutamine methyltransferase gives rise to the protein MSVNTLAALVRGAAQRLADAGVPDPLVDAELLAGHVLGLRRGEVQAALIRGDAVDVSDVERIDALVVRRAGREPLQHITGTAPFRHLELQVGPGVFVPRPETETVVQFAIDALLNAPEAAPIGIDLGTGSGAIALAMATEVRHARIFAAELSPEAHAWASRNTSGVENLTLVLADLADAFRELDGTASVVISNPPYVPDDAIPRDPEVRLFDPAMALYGGADGLDLVRVLSTRAAELLRPGGLLVIEHGELQGQSIREILSADGWRAAATHRDLTLRDRATTAVRP